A portion of the Hydractinia symbiolongicarpus strain clone_291-10 chromosome 10, HSymV2.1, whole genome shotgun sequence genome contains these proteins:
- the LOC130662847 gene encoding uncharacterized protein LOC130662847 translates to MSRRNLKRVDYSKFSTSCKSDSEDDFQDSPPSVTKKVKTIKDKNIQNKKTVVKKNQSNYASNRTSRTSNVEALFEQDVLTAIEVSRSNSLNTKKKKDIISISDSEEEVVNLLKKKRKSVPLEDSSEEESSSSCRLADTVLIIRHDDKKSDTLESNIKEESNGSPLKMEKKVSKPVVKNKENKKNVAINNLPTEDIRKTTNNNGNKKGSVTPKQLPNKNSPVLSSSKVLTPGRLRLGLSRNIRIAKPLHSNVNMYPC, encoded by the exons atgagtcGTAG GAACTTGAAAAGGGTGGATTACAGCAAATTTTCTACAAGTTGCAAGTCCGATAGCGAAG ATGATTTTCAAGATTCTCCTCCTTCTGTTACTAAAAAAGTGAAGACAATAAAAGACAAGAATAtacaaaataagaaaacagTTGTGAAAAAGAATCAGTCAAATTATGCTTCAAACAGAACGTCTCG CACTTCAAATGTAGAGGCTTTATTTGAGCAAGATGTGTTAACAGCAATTGAAGTATCTCGAAGCAATAGTTTAAATACCAAAAAGAAGAAAGATATTATTAGTATATCTGATAGTGAAGAGGAAGTtgttaatttattaaaaaagaaaagaaaaagtgtCCCGCTTGAAG atagCTCTGAAGAGGAATCGTCCAGTTCCTGTCGTCTTGCTGATACTGTATTAATTATAAGACATGATGATAAGAAGTCAGACACCCTAGAGAGTAATATAAAAGAAG AATCAAATGGGTCACCGCTAAAAATGGAAAAGAAAGTATCAAAACCAGtcgtcaaaaataaagaaaacaagaaaaatgtaGCTATTAACAATTTACCTACAGAGGATATACGCAAAACAACGAATAATAACG GAAATAAAAAAGGATCGGTAACTCCAAAACAACTGCCAAACAAAAACAGTCCCGTTCTTAGCAGCAGTAAAGTTTTAACACCTGGAAGATTGAGGCTTGGTCTTTCAAGAAATATAAGAATTGCGAAACCGTTACATTCTAATGTGAATATGTATCCATGTTGA
- the LOC130662839 gene encoding pseudouridylate synthase PUS7L-like, with protein MNNFGVGCFLSKNLLIYGKVKTKSSDFEVHEINLEGNIAGVQDSDHKQMKITETTENKNCANNATCVKSNSDVSERKQCSEPSVECWGNILKDGMKSLSDVIGDDNLKLLTQMGKRSMDKTLDLGIFNDKVKRTIIHQCIRYNFPFLITHTVKSENETKLTCCVDAVYQKMIEVGFTETMASDLIKFVNCRSLWCLENLDKAGLNIDVHTFTREKRKALHHFINKHYGKLIESKTILFNHRTVISIRFKERKYSQCTNERKRKCNEDIVIVTLFKNNIELLTVLQKLATQLGVQLSNIKYAGIKDKKAVTYQFVSIAGVTKQVIQDVIKEQFDNWHICHPKVTSSHLQLGDLQGNRFKIVIRNLITETTSQSSNGEYQTQRQALYSIINQSVMNVISEGFINYFGEQRFGYDQTAARIGLALLRENYMQAVDLLLSPKPSSESEEDNVVEASKRCFVDTHNAKETLRTMPTYKTRERLVLQALNRYSYSDEGCLKAFLNIPYAMRLFFVHSYCSLIWNKVITERILKHGFKILPGDFVNKDGNNVKINADDIYLKRYTISDVVLPLPGSSIAFPENATNDIYHNLLSIDRIDKTSFKLKKLGFNVQGSYRNIIVKPSNLTWELPHSSSMEDKSEVGLLLEFDLPSSSYATMMIRELMHNG; from the exons ATGAACAATTTTGGTGTTGGATGCTTTCTTTCTAAGAACCTTTTAATTTATGGTAAGGTAAAGACAAAAAGTTCAGATTTTGAAGTTCATGAGATTAATCTAGAAGGGAATATTGCTGGAGTTCAAGACAGCGATCATAAACAAATGAAGATAACAGAAACAactgaaaacaaaaattgtgCCAATAATGCAACATGTGTGAAAAGCAACAGTGATGTGTCAGAAAGAAAACAATGCTCTGAGCCATCAGTTGAATGCTGGGGCAACATTTTAAAGGATGGTATGAAAAGTTTATCAGATGTAATTGGAGATGACAACTTAAAACTGCTGACGCAAATGGGTAAACGCAGTATGGATAAAACTTTGGATTTGGGCATTTTTAATGATAAAGTCAAAAGAACAATTATACATCAATGCATTCGTTACAATTTTCCGTTTTTGATCACGCACACTGTAAAGAGTGAGAACGAGACAAAACTAACATGTTGCGTGGATGCAGTATATCAAAAAATGATTGAAGTTGGCTTCACAGAAACAATGGCAAGTGATTTGATAAAATTTGTAAACTGCCGTTCGCTTTGGTGCTTGGAAAATTTGGACAAAGCCGGTTTAAATATTGATGTTCATACGTTCACtagagagaaaagaaaagccTTGCATCACTTTATAAACAAACATTATGGTAAACTAATTGAGAGTAAAACTATATTATTCAATCACAGAACAGTAATATCTATTCGTTTTAAAGAACGAAAATATTCTCAATGTACTAATGAAAGAAAGAGGAAATGCAATGAAGATATTGTTATAGTTAcgttatttaaaaacaacattgagCTCTTGACTGTGCTGCAAAAACTCGCTACACAACTTGGTGTGCAGCTATCAAATATAAAGTATGCAGGTATCAAAGACAAGAAAGCTGTAACGTATCAGTTTGTTTCAATAGCTGGTGTTACCAAGCAAGTTATTCAGGATGTCATCAAAGAACAGTTTGATAATTGGCACATTTGCCATCCCAAGGTTACGTCTTCTCACCTGCAACTAGGTGATCTTCAAGGAAATCGTTTTAAGATTGTTATTAGAAATCTTATAACAG AAACCACTTCACAAAGTAGTAACGGGGAATATCAAACACAACGACAGGCGCTGTATTCAATAATTAACCAATCTGTGATGAACGTCATTTCGGAAGGATTTATTAATTATTTCGGTGAACAAAGATTCGGCTATGATCAGACTGCTGCACGTATTGGATTAGCTTTGTTGAGAGAGAATTACATGCAAGCTGTAGATTTGCTTCTCAGTCCTAAGCCTTCAAGTGAAAGTGAAGAAGATAACGTAGTCGAAGCGAGTAAGCGCTGTTTTGTCGACACTCACAATGCTAAGGAGACTTTAAGAACAATGCCCACGTATAAAACGCGGGAACGGCTCGTTTTGCAAGCTTTAAATAGATACTCCTATTCTGACGAGGGTTGCTTGAAAGCGTTTTTGAATATTCCCTACGCCATGAGATTGTTTTTTGTGCACAGTTATTGTAGTTTGATATGGAATAAAGTTATAACTGAGCGCATCCTTAAGCATGGTTTTAAAATATTACCTGgagattttgtaaacaaagatgGAAATAATGTAAAGATAAATGCAGATGATATTTACTTAAAAAGGTATACGATATCCGACGTCGTTTTGCCATTGCCGGGATCCTCGATTGCATTTCCTGAAAACGCAACTAATGATATTTATCATAATCTTTTAAGCATTGACAGGattgataaaacttcttttaagcTAAAGAAGTTAGGTTTTAACGTTCAAGGCAGTTACCGGAATATAATTGTGAAACCGAGCAACTTAACTTGGGAGCTGCCACATTCTTCTTCTATGGAAGATAAATCGGAAGTTGGTTTGTTGTTGGAATTTGATTTGCCTTCTTCCAGTTACGCAACTATGATGATTAGAGAATTAATGCATAATGGGTAG
- the LOC130662845 gene encoding zinc metalloproteinase nas-6-like, whose translation MFAQVKTRRYNSCYVPFATVGSNMYFIILSTVLFIAVNGRAVDKIKLEEADNGYLFEGDMVMTKDRIDTALNGGVSSNSYALKKDTRYRWNNGIVPFVLHTSVRNKVLNGVGVKGPTERAIRKAMEAWEKKTCIKFVERTDQRDFIEFFDAGFGKCYSHVGKTGGHQRISLGFGCFTTGVAIHEIGHALGLWHEQSRPDRDDYVEILWNNIKEANKHNFRKYSHNFVDSRGSPYDYDSIMHYEWNAFSKIPLVQRTIRSKQKGKSFGQRSHISVQDAWQINKYYDCKI comes from the exons ATGTTTGCACAAGTGAAAACAAGAAGATATAATAGCTGTTATGTTCCGTTTGCCACAGTAGGCAGCAACATGTATTTTATAATCTTATCCACTGTCCTTTTTATCGCAGTCAATGGAAGAGCAGTTGACAAGATCAAACTTGAAG AGGCTGACAATGGTTATTTGTTTGAAGGTGACATGGTAATGACCAAAGATAGAATCGATACTGCATTGAATGGTGGCGTTTCATCAAATTCATATGCACTTAAGAAGGATACAAGATACAGATGGAATAATGGAATCGTTCCGTTTGTACTGCATACTTCAGTTA GAAATAAGGTGTTAAATGGAGTCGGTGTGAAAGGTCCAACAGAAAGAGCCATACGAAAAGCAATGGAAGCCTGGGAGAAAAAAACCTGCATAAAATTTGTTGAAAGAACCGATCAAAGAGATTTTATTGAGTTCTTTGATGCTGGCTTTGGAAA GTGTTATTCACACGTCGGAAAAACTGGTGGTCATCAGAGAATTTCTCTTGGTTTTGGTTGCTTCACTACTGGTGTGGCAATACACGAAATAGGTCATGCGCTGGGATTGTGGCATGAACAATCGAGACCAGATCGAGACGACTATGTTGAAATATTGTGGAACAACATTAAGGAAG caaacaAGCATAACTTCAGAAAATACTCTCATAATTTTGTTGACAGTCGTGGAAGCCCTTATGATTACGATTCCATCATGCACTACGAATGGAATGCGTTCTCTAAGATTCCATTGGTTCAAAGAACAATACGTTCGAAGCAAAAAGGAAAAAGTTTTGGCCAGCGTTCGCATATTAGCGTACAAGATGCGtggcaaataaataaatattatgatTGTAAAATATAG
- the LOC130662835 gene encoding uncharacterized protein LOC130662835, translating into MGLEKIRFILLCVLLESCLVWSIGYLKPEHATRRTVVDIKKSDDTIVNRKHTVTKEILSNNSLLQADQEIQQTFSNIKNKTQNNHQSGFLDNEHPVDSDDASGSFSSDLIGVDKKEGLNILPMQTEKAKKKQYATDDFRVNTLAQPPVISQEFHPPSMSMPPNHVQIDYPQEGVHLEPPMEHHYEEPEPHIEEPVFVHHVPPPPPPPPEPVLIPVPIAAPPPPPPPPPPCTVHIPVTIHLKGKLAIKVKHCENCDFSKNIEAIGPLKIAPIKGLNEKLTGAIESQAKKEATAEEAQARKDSLAVAGSGDTSSVENNGVAGGNTKVELNVDASATKRNDPPEADLNEVLPKIDDMVFDEDFVYSNVVRGTKKDETDANDDKKHIVVAKPVHIPGALLPTDAFKRGVVISLPKGKALLKCVVPINGSESDSKEMEEAPIDNTAENTASYPVNNDVVTLSRPDTNVIKPVSKEQEPQPESSNKKDSSAAVPVSTSVEKEFSSATEQLHMDKMRPQEEHTNVAKTRRFTEKFLKTFDKDMLISLYKMAVGDILSELQHQKKAHRKTQILRKKIKTLQQERSSLEKKFPGIAKTLIDPANTLDLNTRNTRSVTDDDNEESSVTFKNKHGSPVTLDIEKPLISNSTRRVKLVDTYRPAIIRKPAKGKTFSKKPEPEVKDEKEANNALSFYGDLDPLKLMEENPACIDAMCEKHKQFIKHAGQYFQSLDKIALEPYKKFMTDKDKPNNEMDSSAKIYDVGYGDVINVRTIKNEGEKEKEKIQQAKRQSISESVGNSDTHVANEPSTIVELFGKLPRVPLKITLNPKGPLAKLKKPIEIDLRPPGKGSLSTRMMATANDPTVAVHVENRIFKDEQLNPKEEKKLQEVYADLKRRSVLEDRPIRHHVVLKPQKVITEKASSRMRIVVSLPKELQQLMARNNGNYQGKSRSLSYNTPTQVSTSLLQPKTTTSNENTLLSSQTSTNVDTTKPSIEEYEKTLEKLKEQTKAAIAQYNRIKDPYSDIGKKRSKGGKVSHNKHIKKIKNDPYADLGSSFASIEKRSGLNNDTGTGKKNTTEYEKIALDPYATLGSAISSINKRENFPRRKKHVEKRNHKHHPSKKQNPFQKKEGVPQYTSGTAISLIRHQPNPVDTEATKQANVQPSSNPPDHLNEASQAFPATLLEGTNATALSAFPKFKEALAKINPETRKKLLNMKPFKFLSKMDVQSIPVDHDPYADMGSAVQGGDTRSKLRKRKRSKVKHSRIFKHKKYDTMNASKRSSTYDPYADLGTSIGLSQNEARTKTKQEPVDSKEDQAVNVTMKDENNVVKEPASAQTYSPKSPKIVPPLSRSHDAQGDHQLRFVHVSNDLTDHYHEIGQTPRAVESMANRGERFVNFGNIEKDISAHINELEENDNTEEATSSKENTKSFMKGDPYSDLGTYANGNPRASSNKSQSDTPPKEIKSTQGKVKSFSKKPTKNQKNIEMEKGDLEQTGEESKTAENDLATIEKLEKEIAVEKAKVDANQVAPSSVLEQNVGKEVLGPYVEMGGPIKKKTERVHPSYDDITSIIRTVNHHKKPRQENGVKKSKPIGRAAVDHKRKRRRNCLPLKPEDVLKLLKDASSANYFNSIQSKKNTNHTDDPYANLGKDLSGNKRSYPCTIPVIKEDDTPVSKPTGVNHTSLGKDPYAEMGTSVEGVSGEKKTVLNRAPDPYADLGTVTNDVVSLSSKDNTHLKNGATNILSKTAARRSLHYKDST; encoded by the exons ATGGGATTGGaaaag atTCGTTTCATACTTCTATGTGTATTGTTAGAAAGCTGCTTGGTGTGGTCCATAG gatatTTAAAACCAGAGCATGCAACTAGACGGACGGTAGTTGACATCAAAAAATCCGATGACACTATCGTAAATCGTAAACATACGGTTACGAAAGAAATTCTAAGTAATAACTCGCTCTTGCAAGCTGATCAAGAAATCCAACAAACTTTTAGCAATATAAAGAATAAAACGCAGAACAATCATCAAAGTGGATTTTTGGATAATGAGCATCCAGTGGATAGTGATGACGCAAGTGGTTCGTTTTCATCTGATTTAATTGGTGTTGACAAAAAAG aggGCTTGAACATTTTACCAATGCAGACGGAGAAAGCTAAGAAGAAGCAATATGCAACTGACGATTTCCGCGTCAACACATTAGCACAACCACCCGTTATCAGTCAAGAGTTTCACCCTCCCTCAATGTCAATGCCGCCTAATCATGTTCAAATAGACTATCCACAAGAAGGAGTACATTTAGAACCTCCGATGGAACACCATTATGAAGAACCAGAGCCTCATATTGAAGAACCTGTTTTTGTTCACCACGTACCTCCACCGCCTCCGCCACCGCCTGAACCTGTGTTAATACCTGTGCCTATTGCGGCCCCACCGcccccaccaccaccaccacctccatGTACAGTACATATTCCCGTAACCATTCATTTAAAAGGAAAATTAGCAATAAAAGTGAAACACTGTGAAAATTGCGATTTCTCAAAAAACATTGAGGCGATAGGACCGCTTAAAATAGCTCCTATAAAAGGACTAAACGAGAAGCTTACAGGAGCGATTGAGTCTCAAGCTAAGAAAGAAGCGACTGCAGAAGAAGCACAGGCGAGGAAGGACTCCCTCGCCGTTGCTGGAAGTGGAGATACGAGCTCCGTGGAAAATAACGGAGTGGCTGGGGGTAATACCAAAGTGGAATTAAATGTGGATGCTTCTGCTACAAAACGAAATGATCCTCCAGAAGCAGACCTCAATGAAGTCCTACCCAAAATCGATGATATGGTATTTGATGAGGACTTCGTCTACTCAAATGTTGTACGTGGTACAAAGAAAGATGAAACCGATGCAAACGATGACAAGAAACATATAGTTGTTGCGAAACCAGTACATATTCCAGGTGCTCTACTTCCAACGGATGCCTTCAAGAGGGGTGTTGTTATCAGTTTACCAAAAGGTAAAGCACTGTTAAAATGTGTCGTACCTATCAATGGCAGTGAAAGCGACTCTAAGGAGATGGAAGAAGCACCTATTGATAACACCGCAGAAAATACCGCGTCATATCCTGTCAATAACGATGTAGTAACGTTATCAAGGCCCGATACGAATGTGATAAAGCCTGTTTCTAAAGAACAGGAGCCTCAGCCAGAGAGCAGTAATAAAAAGGATAGCTCAGCTGCGGTGCCAGTAAGTACCAGCGTTGAAAAGGAATTTTCGTCAGCGACTGAACAGCTTCATATGGACAAAATGCGTCCACAAGAAGAGCATACTAATGTCGCGAAAACAAGAAGATTTACAGAGAAATTCTTAAAAACGTTTGATAAAGATATGTTAATCTCACTCTATAAGATGGCGGTTGGAGATATTTTGAGCGAGTTACAGCATCAGAAAAAAGCGCATCGTAAGAcacaaattttaagaaaaaagataaaaactttGCAGCAGGAAAGATCGTCTTTAGAGAAGAAATTTCCAGGTATTGCGAAAACATTAATCGATCCTGCAAATACTTTGGATTTAAATACACGAAATACACGTTCTGTAACGGATGACGATAACGAAGAGAGTTCTGTAacgtttaaaaacaaacatggtaGTCCCGTTACCCTGGATATAGAAAAACCGCTGATCTCGAACAGTACAAGGCGCGTAAAATTAGTTGACACATACCGACCGGCAATTATCCGTAAGCCGGCAAAGGGCAAAACCTTTTCTAAGAAACCTGAACCGGAGGTTAAAGATGAGAAAGAAGCTAACAACGCGCTTAGTTTCTATGGTGATTTAGATCCACTGAAGTTAATGGAAGAAAATCCAGCCTGTATAGATGCGATGTGCGAGAAACACAAACAGTTCATCAAACATGCCGGTCAGTACTTCCAAAGTTTAGATAAAATCGCACTGGAGCCGTATAAGAAATTCATGACTGACAAAGACAAGCCAAACAACGAGATGGACAGTTCTGCCAAGATTTATGACGTAGGCTATGGTGACGTCATTAACGTTCGGACGATTAAAAATGAAGgtgaaaaggaaaaagaaaaaattcaacaaGCGAAACGCCAGTCAATATCTGAATCTGTAGGTAACTCTGATACTCATGTGGCTAATGAACCAAGTACGATAGTTGAACTATTTGGAAAACTACCACGAGttcctttaaaaattacttTGAATCCTAAAGGTCCGTTAGCGAAGTTAAAGAAACCCATCGAGATAGACTTAAGACCACCGGGAAAAGGAAGTCTTTCAACAAGGATGATGGCTACTGCAAATGATCCTACTGTAGCTGTGCATGTGGAGAACAGAATCTTCAAAGATGAGCAACTAAATCCGAAGGAAGAGAAGAAACTACAAGAAGTTTATGCAGACTTAAAGAGACGAAGTGTTCTGGAAGATCGACCAATACGACACCACGTTGTTCTTAAACCTCAGAAAGTAATCACAGAAAAAGCAAGTTCAAGAATGAGAATTGTGGTTAGCTTGCCGAAAGAGCTACAACAACTGATGGCAAGAAACAATGGGAATTATCAAGGAAAATCACGTAGTTTGTCGTATAATACTCCGACGCAAGTTTCGACGTCGTTATTGCAGCCAAAAACTACTACATCAAATGAGAATACCCTTCTAAGTTCTCAAACATCAACTAATGTGGATACTACTAAACCAAGCATAGAAGAATACGAGAAGACCTTGGAAAAACTGAAAGAACAGACAAAGGCGGCAATAGCACAATATAATCGAATAAAGGACCCCTATTCAGATATAGGAAAGAAAAGAAGCAAAGGCGGGAAAGTAAGTCATAATAAACacataaagaaaattaaaaatgatcCTTATGCTGACCTAGGTTCATCATTTGCGAGTATCGAAAAAAGAAGCGGTCTAAACAACGATACAGGAACAGGTAAAAAAAACACTACGGAATATGAGAAAATTGCGCTAGATCCTTACGCAACACTAGGTTCAGCCATATCATCAATAAACAAGAGAGAAAACTTTCCACGTCGAAAGAAACATGTTGAGAAAAGAAATCATAAACACCACCcatcaaaaaagcaaaaccCATTCCAGAAGAAAGAAGGCGTTCCTCAGTATACAAGTGGAACAGCGATATCTCTGATACGTCATCAACCCAATCCGGTTGATACGGAAGCAACCAAACAGGCAAACGTGCAACCTTCCAGCAACCCACCTGATCATTTGAATGAGGCGTCGCAAGCATTTCCTGCAACTCTTTTAGAAGGAACCAATGCAACTGCTCTGTCTGCGTTCCCGAAATTTAAAGAAGCTTTAGCTAAAATCAACCCGGAGACAAGGAAGAAGTTGTTAAACATGAAACCATTTAAGTTTCTCTCAAAGATGGATGTTCAGTCTATTCCAGTAGATCACGATCCTTACGCAGATATGGGGAGTGCTGTCCAAGGTGGGGACACCAGGAGTAAGCTAAGGAAAAGAAAAAGGTCAAAAGTAAAGCATTCAAGAATATTTAAGCATAAAAAATACGATACAATGAATGCGTCGAAACGATCCTCTACGTATGACCCATATGCAGACCTTGGTACTTCTATCGGTCTTTCCCAAAACGAAGctcgaacaaaaacaaaacaggaaCCAGTTGATTCTAAAGAGGATCAAGCTGTGAACGTGACAATGAAGGACGAGAACAACGTCGTTAAGGAACCAGCTTCAGCACAGACGTATTCACCAAAATCACCAAAGATAGTGCCTCCGTTATCAAGAAGCCACGATGCACAAGGCGATCATCAGTTGAGATTTGTACACGTCTCAAATGATCTAACGGACCACTATCACGAAATAGGTCAAACACCACGTGCTGTTGAAAGTATGGCTAATCGTGGAGAAAGATTCGTCAACTTTGGTAATATCGAGAAAGATATCTCTGCTCATATAAATGAGTTAGAAGAAAACGACAATACCGAAGAAGCTACCAGCTCCAAAGAGAACACAAAATCGTTCATGAAGGGAGATCCTTATTCTGATCTTGGTACGTATGCCAATGGAAATCCACGAGCTTCTTCTAATAAAAGTCAATCAGATACACCACCTAAAGAAATTAAGTCCACCCAAGGTAAAGTTAAAAGTTTCAGTAAGAAACcaactaaaaatcaaaaaaacatcgAAATGGAAAAGGGAGACCTCGAACAAACTGGGGAAGAAAGTAAAACGGCAGAAAACGATTTGGCGACTATTGAGAAACTAGAGAAAGAAATTGCTGTGGAAAAAGCTAAAGTAGACGCCAACCAGGTAGCACCTTCGTCTGTGTTGGAACAAAATGTGGGAAAGGAAGTGCTGGGACCATACGTAGAAATGGGTGGTCCTATTAAGAAGAAAACAGAGCGTGTACATCCATCTTATGACGATATTACGTCCATCATCCGTACCGTGAACCATCATAAGAAACCGCGACAAGAAAATGGTGTTAAAAAGTCTAAACCAATTGGAAGGGCAGCAGTAGATCACAAGCGAAAACGGAGAAGAAACTGCCTTCCTCTTAAACCCGAGGATGTTTTAAAGTTGCTGAAAGATGCTTCTTCAGCCAATTATTTTAACTCCATACAATCAAAGAAAAATACTAATCACACTGATGATCCATATGCGAATCTGGGTAAGGATCTGTCTGGAAATAAACGCTCCTATCCCTGTACTATACCGGTTATTAAAGAGGATGACACTCCGGTATCAAAGCCTACCGGTGTAAATCACACATCACTTGGCAAAGATCCATATGCAGAAATGGGTACGTCAGTAGAAGGTGTGTCTGGTGAGAagaagacagttttaaatagaGCTCCAGATCCTTATGCAGATTTAGGCACGGTAACAAATGATGTTGTTAGTTTATCGAGCAAGGATAACACCCATCTAAAAAACGGCGCTACTAACATTCTCTCAAAAACTGCAGCGAGACGTTCACTCCATTACAAAGACTCCACCTAA
- the LOC130612809 gene encoding astacin-like metalloprotease toxin 5, which yields MESKKLTFKWILTLLLIWQCKGKPAKSFPNLEVKWTSRGGDVDKVEANTYGLQKALRYKWKNGVVPFELDASVKNKVLNKVGITGPTEKAIRSAMQAWETKTCIKFVERTNEKDYIQFFDGGFARCYSHVGRLGVGKQRISLGFGCFTTGTVIHEIGHALGLHHEQSRPDRDQFVEILWDNIPKSKHFAFKKYSHSKIDSLGSPYDYGSIMHYEWNAFSKIPLVQRTIRSKQKGKSLGQRSHISVQDAWQINKYYNCKI from the exons ATGGAATCTAAAAAGTTAACATTTAAATGGATTTTAACGTTGTTACTTATATGGCAATGCAAGGGAAAGCCTgccaaatcttttccaaacctggaAG TAAAGTGGACATCGAGAGGAGGTGATGTTGATAAAGTGGAGGCAAACACATACGGGTTGCAGAAAGCACTGCGGTATAAATGGAAAAATGGAGTTGTTCCCTTCGAACTTGATGCTTCTGTTA AGAACAAAGTCTTGAATAAAGTTGGCATCACAGGACCTACTGAAAAAGCGATACGCAGTGCTATGCAAGCTTGGGAAACGAAAACATGTATAAAGTTTGTGGAAAGAACAAACGAGAAAGattatattcaattttttgacGGGGGTTTTGCACG GTGTTACTCCCACGTTGGAAGGTTAGGGGTCGGAAAGCAGAGAATTTCACTCGGATTCGGTTGTTTCACAACTGGTACTGTCATCCATGAAATCGGTCATGCTTTGGGTCTACATCATGAACAATCGAGACCAGATAGAGACCAATTTGTTGAAATTCTTTGGGATAACATTCCAAAAA GTAAGCATTTTGCATTCAAGAAGTATTCTCACAGCAAAATTGACAGCCTTGGAAGTCCTTATGATTACGGCTCCATCATGCACTACGAGTGGAATGCGTTCTCAAAGATTCCATTGGTTCAAAGAACAATACGTTCGAAGCAAAAGGGAAAAAGTTTAGGTCAACGTTCGCATATTAGCGTGCAAGATGCatggcaaataaataaatattataattgtaaaatataa
- the LOC130662851 gene encoding uncharacterized protein LOC130662851 produces MKELNIASVYIFVSLIICWKAKGHNVIVNVTSTSKEYWVPRVTATIQLPQSETIHNILGQLCFIFHRSYEMSRYKENYPCETQANNLLLYEKKRRLYTTTKDGKPIRLRRFGIKNGTELMLYYL; encoded by the exons ATGAAAGAACTAAATATTGCaagtgtttatatttttgtcagCTTAATAATCTGTTGGAAAGCAAAAG GCCACAATGTCATCGTTAACGTCACGTCGACCAGTAAAGAATACTGGGTACCGCGTGTGACCGCGACCATACAGTTGCCACAATCAGAGACTATTCATAACATCCTTGGTCAACTTTGCTTTATATTTCACCGCTCATATGAAATGTCTCGATACAAAGAAAACTATCCATGTGAAACACAAGCTAACAACCTTCTTCTATACGAGAAGAAAAGAAGATTATACACAACAACGAAAGATGGGAAACCGATTCGGTTACGTCGATTCGGAATAAAAAACGGAACAGAGTTGATGTTGTATTACTTGTGA